The following are from one region of the Vibrio rarus genome:
- a CDS encoding tetratricopeptide repeat protein — translation MDVKLNKKALILLVALSLAGCASSDPEPVAFDASLYSGKPIESLTNEEPPKTEMEAISRGDAALSTKNYDLALYEYLRSLSFSDATHQNQTLYTVGRIHAAKGNFSLAEKAYMQALEEDENDVKSLEELGLLYTRQGLKPEGQTYFFRAISADQIRLKNPNALSSYSETTEEILTSLPYDSKSPFRSYMGLGVLSDVEQKFDIAKRYYERALEINPNSTQAMINLGYSHYMSGSHYLAQRITNRVLKKDPNNEKALNNLALIYIALGDNRQALNIFKRNMTTPEALNNVGYFLMLRGNSDQAIPYFQQAIDKNPSYYKVANENLERALSEVRLSKVEPVSTEES, via the coding sequence ATGGATGTTAAATTAAACAAAAAAGCGTTAATACTCTTGGTTGCTCTAAGCTTAGCAGGTTGTGCATCTTCAGATCCTGAGCCTGTTGCTTTTGATGCTTCTTTGTACTCAGGGAAACCGATAGAATCTCTCACCAATGAAGAACCACCGAAAACCGAGATGGAAGCGATATCGCGAGGAGATGCAGCACTTAGTACTAAAAATTATGACCTCGCTCTGTATGAGTATTTGCGTTCGTTATCTTTCTCCGATGCCACTCATCAAAACCAAACCTTATATACTGTCGGTAGAATCCACGCGGCAAAAGGCAATTTTTCTCTAGCGGAGAAAGCCTATATGCAAGCGTTGGAGGAAGATGAAAATGATGTGAAATCCCTTGAAGAGTTAGGCTTGTTGTATACCAGACAAGGATTAAAACCTGAAGGGCAAACATACTTTTTCCGTGCTATTAGCGCGGATCAGATACGTTTAAAGAATCCTAATGCATTGTCGAGTTATTCCGAAACAACTGAAGAGATCCTCACCAGTTTACCGTATGATTCTAAAAGTCCTTTTAGAAGTTATATGGGGTTAGGTGTACTGTCTGATGTTGAACAAAAGTTTGATATTGCAAAACGTTACTATGAGCGCGCTCTTGAAATTAACCCTAATTCGACACAAGCCATGATTAATTTAGGTTATTCACATTATATGAGTGGCAGTCATTATTTGGCACAAAGAATAACGAATAGAGTGTTGAAGAAAGATCCTAACAATGAAAAAGCGCTAAACAACCTTGCCTTGATCTACATAGCTTTAGGTGATAACAGGCAAGCACTTAATATTTTTAAAAGAAATATGACTACCCCTGAAGCATTAAATAATGTAGGTTATTTTTTAATGCTGAGAGGAAACTCAGACCAAGCGATACCTTATTTTCAACAAGCGATTGATAAAAACCCATCTTACTATAAAGTAGCAAATGAAAATCTAGAGCGTGCACTGTCAGAAGTGAGACTTAGTAAAGTTGAGCCAGTATCTACTGAAGAGTCATAA
- a CDS encoding YebG family protein — protein MAVIVKYVVERNGEEKMTFTSKAEADAYDKMLDMADELFELLGNSEIITDEGQQEELSMFLAKNKDEVLYALGAKRKPAPKKPKVEAVPDAEESDAA, from the coding sequence ATGGCTGTTATCGTCAAGTACGTGGTAGAACGCAACGGAGAAGAAAAGATGACCTTTACCTCGAAAGCCGAAGCGGACGCATATGACAAAATGCTCGATATGGCAGATGAGCTATTTGAACTTCTAGGCAATAGTGAAATCATCACAGATGAAGGGCAACAAGAAGAACTTTCTATGTTCCTTGCTAAAAATAAAGATGAAGTTTTGTATGCACTCGGAGCTAAGCGCAAACCTGCACCTAAAAAACCGAAGGTAGAAGCAGTACCAGATGCGGAAGAATCTGACGCAGCCTAA
- a CDS encoding CpaF family protein, which yields MFFKRKNINPDFERKARDVSLSEKAAEQPKEPAPTVQKKVVQQENIVSKETPTESTKHLKQELDVKHYFHRKLLETLDLGVLSNLEEGRAKKELQEALHQLMNDDKTHPVSLEGRKRVIKQIEDEVFGLGPLEPLLHDKSVSDILVNGPKNVYVERFGKLERTPHTFLDEKHLRNIIDRIVSQVGRRIDEASPMVDARLKDGSRVNAIIQPLAIDGASVSIRRFAVDRLNMENMLEFNSLSPQMAKFIEAAVKGELNILISGGTGSGKTTTLNIFSSFIPSDKRIVTIEDSAELQLQQPHIIRLETRPANLEGKGEISQRDLVKNSLRMRPDRIVIGEVRGSEAVDMLAAMNTGHDGSLATIHANTPRDALSRVENMFAMAGWNMTAKNLRSQIASAIHVVVQMERQEDGKRRMVSICEINGMEGDIITMSELFKFQRQGVDEEGNIIGDYISTGIVPGCHDNLVKRGLDVPFELFKASTYK from the coding sequence ATGTTTTTTAAAAGGAAGAATATTAATCCAGATTTTGAGCGTAAAGCTCGGGATGTTTCTTTATCAGAAAAGGCGGCAGAGCAACCAAAAGAGCCGGCTCCTACTGTGCAAAAGAAAGTGGTTCAACAAGAGAATATTGTAAGTAAAGAAACACCAACAGAGTCAACTAAGCACTTAAAACAAGAACTCGATGTTAAGCACTATTTTCATAGGAAGTTGTTAGAGACATTGGATTTAGGTGTGCTATCAAATCTCGAAGAAGGCCGAGCGAAGAAAGAGTTACAAGAAGCACTTCATCAACTGATGAACGATGATAAAACGCACCCCGTGAGTTTAGAAGGTAGAAAGCGTGTCATTAAACAGATTGAGGATGAAGTGTTTGGCTTAGGGCCTTTAGAGCCATTGCTTCACGATAAAAGTGTCTCCGATATCTTGGTTAATGGTCCTAAAAATGTCTATGTGGAAAGGTTTGGTAAATTAGAAAGAACCCCCCATACATTTTTAGATGAGAAACATTTACGTAATATCATTGATCGCATTGTTAGTCAGGTTGGACGTCGAATAGATGAAGCATCACCAATGGTAGATGCTCGCTTGAAAGATGGCTCACGTGTGAATGCCATCATTCAACCTTTGGCGATTGATGGGGCATCAGTTTCCATTCGTAGATTTGCTGTAGACCGTCTAAATATGGAGAACATGCTGGAGTTTAACTCCTTGTCACCTCAGATGGCTAAGTTTATTGAAGCTGCAGTAAAGGGCGAGCTAAACATCTTAATATCGGGTGGTACCGGTTCGGGTAAAACAACGACTCTCAATATATTTTCTTCTTTTATTCCCAGCGATAAACGCATAGTGACCATAGAAGATTCAGCTGAACTACAACTTCAGCAACCTCACATCATCAGACTGGAAACTCGTCCAGCTAACCTTGAAGGGAAAGGAGAGATTAGTCAGCGTGACTTGGTGAAAAACTCCTTACGAATGCGACCTGATCGCATAGTTATTGGTGAGGTTCGTGGTTCCGAAGCCGTAGATATGTTAGCGGCGATGAACACCGGTCATGATGGTTCCCTTGCTACCATTCACGCCAACACCCCTCGCGATGCATTAAGTCGTGTTGAGAATATGTTTGCTATGGCAGGTTGGAATATGACCGCCAAGAATTTACGCTCACAAATTGCTTCTGCGATTCATGTAGTGGTGCAAATGGAGCGCCAAGAAGATGGTAAGCGCCGGATGGTCAGTATTTGTGAGATTAATGGTATGGAAGGGGACATTATCACTATGTCTGAGCTGTTTAAGTTCCAGCGACAGGGGGTTGATGAAGAGGGAAATATTATTGGTGATTATATTTCCACCGGTATTGTGCCTGGGTGCCACGATAACTTGGTTAAACGTGGGTTAGATGTGCCGTTCGAACTCTTTAAAGCATCAACTTATAAATAA
- the galM gene encoding galactose-1-epimerase, protein MTSSQLVDSFSKGKAFDEKPAKVYQLKNSHGMVVTFMDIGATWLSCQVPVRDEIREVLLGCNTMEKFNQQSARMGVTIGRYANRIANGQFFIDDVAHQVDIGTTGHTLHGGEVGFDQRRWKVAQVKEQLVQFSLVSAEGDQGFPGELKVTVTYELTELNEVHIRYCANTNKPTIVNLTNHAYFNLMGADSIDDCLGHILSINASHYLPTDNAGIPLGELCDVVGTGFDFLSPKVIGQDLLLDEQQDSRNGYDHSFLLNDRCSQGECAATLTSPDSLVTMKLYTTKPALQLYTGNYLKGTANRLDREYDNYAGVALETQYLPDSPNHPHWPQSSCVLYPTDTYTFSSTYQFVGIV, encoded by the coding sequence ATCACCTCCTCTCAGTTAGTCGACAGTTTTAGTAAAGGGAAGGCTTTCGATGAAAAGCCAGCCAAAGTCTATCAGTTAAAGAATAGCCATGGCATGGTTGTGACATTCATGGATATTGGTGCAACCTGGTTAAGTTGCCAAGTGCCCGTACGGGATGAAATACGTGAAGTATTACTTGGTTGTAATACGATGGAAAAGTTTAATCAGCAGTCTGCTCGTATGGGGGTCACCATAGGTCGCTATGCAAATCGTATTGCTAATGGGCAATTCTTTATCGATGATGTTGCTCATCAAGTTGATATCGGAACTACGGGTCATACCCTCCATGGTGGTGAGGTTGGCTTTGATCAGCGTCGTTGGAAAGTAGCACAAGTAAAAGAGCAATTAGTGCAGTTTTCACTCGTTTCCGCAGAGGGTGATCAAGGGTTTCCTGGTGAGTTGAAAGTGACAGTAACTTACGAGTTAACTGAGCTTAATGAGGTGCATATTCGCTATTGTGCTAATACGAATAAACCCACGATCGTCAATTTGACTAATCACGCGTATTTTAACTTAATGGGAGCGGATTCAATTGATGATTGTTTGGGGCATATCCTGAGTATTAATGCGAGTCACTATTTGCCAACGGACAATGCTGGGATCCCACTAGGTGAATTATGTGATGTTGTGGGGACCGGTTTTGACTTTTTATCGCCAAAAGTCATAGGACAAGATTTATTGCTTGATGAACAGCAAGACTCTAGGAATGGCTATGACCACTCTTTTTTATTAAATGATAGGTGTAGCCAAGGGGAATGTGCTGCTACGCTGACTTCACCAGACAGTTTAGTGACAATGAAATTGTATACCACAAAGCCTGCTTTACAGTTATATACGGGGAACTATTTAAAAGGTACAGCGAATCGCCTAGATAGAGAGTATGATAACTATGCAGGGGTAGCCTTAGAAACTCAGTATCTTCCTGATAGTCCAAATCATCCTCATTGGCCACAATCAAGTTGCGTGCTTTATCCTACAGATACATACACCTTTAGCTCGACTTATCAGTTTGTTGGTATTGTTTAG
- a CDS encoding dicarboxylate/amino acid:cation symporter has protein sequence MNTNKKMSLTARVILGMGLGVLTGFLIRLVLSENHFVNNYLVNGLFDVGGSIFIASLKMLVVPLVFVSLVCGTSSLKDIATLGRLGGKTIAFYLVTTMIAISMAIFMGTVFQPGAGADLAAATTFSASEAPSLGQVIIGMFPTNPINSMAQGNTLQIIVFAVLFGVAISASGEPGERVAAAFQDLNEVIMKLVALLMNIAPYGVFFLMAKLFSTIGLSAIMNLGEYFLVLTAALLIQGLVVYPLILKATTGLNPIHFLKKMEDAVMFAFSTASSNATIPVTMETATHRLGVKNRVASFTIPLGATINMDGTAIMQGVATAFIAQAFNVHLGMGDYLTVILTATLASIGTAGVPGVGLIMLAMVLNQVGLPLEGIALIMGVDRLLDMIRTAVNITGDSAVTVIVGKSEGALDIDKFNDPDAGKKEEEVHIHPISEK, from the coding sequence ATGAATACCAATAAGAAAATGTCACTGACCGCCCGAGTCATTCTCGGTATGGGATTAGGTGTATTGACAGGTTTTCTAATTCGATTAGTGCTTAGCGAAAATCATTTTGTAAACAATTACCTCGTCAATGGATTATTTGACGTAGGTGGTTCAATTTTCATCGCTAGTTTAAAAATGTTAGTGGTACCTTTGGTATTTGTATCACTAGTTTGTGGTACCAGTTCATTAAAAGATATCGCCACTTTAGGTCGTTTAGGGGGTAAAACCATTGCGTTTTACTTGGTTACTACAATGATCGCAATTTCCATGGCGATTTTTATGGGAACCGTTTTCCAACCTGGTGCGGGAGCTGATTTGGCCGCAGCAACCACATTTAGTGCCAGTGAAGCGCCGTCCTTAGGCCAAGTTATTATTGGCATGTTCCCAACAAACCCTATCAACTCTATGGCGCAAGGGAATACACTTCAAATTATTGTATTTGCTGTGTTATTTGGTGTAGCGATTAGTGCTAGTGGAGAGCCTGGAGAGCGTGTAGCTGCTGCGTTTCAGGATCTGAATGAAGTGATCATGAAGTTGGTTGCTTTATTGATGAACATTGCACCATATGGTGTGTTCTTCTTAATGGCTAAACTGTTCTCTACCATTGGTCTAAGTGCGATCATGAACTTAGGTGAGTACTTCTTAGTACTCACTGCGGCGTTATTAATCCAAGGACTTGTTGTTTATCCTTTGATTTTGAAAGCCACCACCGGCCTTAATCCCATCCATTTCTTGAAAAAGATGGAAGATGCCGTCATGTTTGCGTTTTCTACCGCGTCTTCTAACGCGACGATTCCGGTTACTATGGAAACCGCGACCCATCGTCTAGGTGTTAAGAACCGTGTTGCTTCTTTCACTATACCACTAGGTGCAACCATCAATATGGATGGCACTGCGATCATGCAAGGTGTCGCTACTGCATTTATTGCTCAAGCTTTCAATGTTCATTTAGGCATGGGTGATTACCTAACCGTGATCTTAACAGCGACTTTAGCTTCTATCGGTACTGCAGGTGTTCCAGGGGTAGGACTTATCATGCTGGCTATGGTATTGAACCAAGTTGGTCTTCCACTGGAAGGGATTGCTCTTATTATGGGGGTTGACCGTTTACTGGATATGATTCGTACAGCGGTTAACATCACCGGTGACAGTGCCGTTACGGTCATTGTGGGTAAATCTGAAGGTGCATTGGATATTGATAAATTTAATGATCCTGATGCAGGAAAGAAGGAAGAAGAAGTCCACATTCATCCTATATCTGAAAAGTAG
- a CDS encoding type II secretion system F family protein, with the protein MEFNEIFREMDVLTLFTRDNLFLLMVLIGTMLAVLAIGVLVLGFNSPLKRKLKSIQGHDSAPVRQEKLSTALGSMAPIMIPNSKKERDSIQSHLTQAGFHSSNALSFFYSLKLITILIGLFLGAITYLLMQGSSYMAVIIIAIFWCGLFGPNMVLAKLVANRKDEIRAAVPDALDLLVVCTESGLGFNAALKRVGDELMISHPEFAEELDTVCAKIQAGVEMPTAFKELVDRTGVEDLTGLVSMLSHASKVGGSIAQTLRDYTEDYRDKRTQAAEEVAAKIPTKMLFPMVLFIWPCFFIVALGPGLITLFDALK; encoded by the coding sequence ATGGAATTTAATGAAATATTTAGAGAAATGGATGTTTTGACATTATTCACCAGAGACAATCTGTTTTTATTAATGGTGCTAATAGGGACTATGTTAGCGGTGTTAGCTATAGGGGTGCTAGTCTTAGGGTTTAACTCTCCATTAAAAAGAAAATTAAAGTCCATCCAAGGACATGATAGTGCGCCCGTTAGGCAAGAAAAGCTAAGTACAGCCTTAGGTAGTATGGCTCCAATAATGATCCCTAATAGCAAAAAAGAAAGGGATAGTATTCAATCTCATTTAACCCAAGCTGGATTTCATAGCTCTAATGCACTTTCTTTCTTTTATTCTTTAAAACTGATTACTATCTTAATTGGTCTGTTTCTTGGTGCGATAACTTACTTATTAATGCAAGGTTCTTCATATATGGCGGTCATTATTATCGCTATTTTTTGGTGTGGTTTATTCGGGCCTAATATGGTTCTTGCTAAGCTAGTGGCTAATAGAAAAGATGAAATTAGAGCGGCAGTGCCAGACGCATTGGATCTTTTGGTTGTATGTACAGAGTCGGGTCTTGGTTTTAATGCAGCATTGAAGCGTGTAGGTGATGAGTTGATGATAAGTCACCCAGAGTTTGCGGAAGAGCTTGATACGGTTTGTGCAAAAATTCAAGCCGGAGTAGAAATGCCTACAGCGTTTAAAGAGTTAGTTGATAGGACGGGTGTTGAGGACTTAACAGGTTTAGTCAGCATGCTTTCTCATGCATCAAAGGTAGGTGGTAGTATTGCTCAAACATTAAGAGATTATACTGAAGATTATAGAGATAAAAGAACTCAAGCAGCAGAAGAAGTAGCAGCGAAAATCCCAACAAAAATGTTATTTCCAATGGTGCTCTTTATTTGGCCTTGCTTCTTTATTGTGGCGTTAGGCCCAGGGCTAATTACTTTGTTTGATGCGCTAAAATAA
- a CDS encoding O-antigen ligase family protein has product MQNRYSERISNYTLLICLLGISLFSFNLLIFQDEVVLLYDYKRIFTSFIVVSISLLLITSNKLRLKTISKISHLPKSTKYLLFTLLGFAFISNVFGVYLYRGMSDYFYIIGLLLLTTILSLNTKNKRTQTYRLFSIISLLCFLSVFIPHVLFIINGDIPTKYNILSYFNPRMLNQVQIWIIIPVIYIALITKSKLPLFIASLNFSTIFILDGRGVAIASITSIILWSLIDSKNRNNIIKILLFTLFIGYMIKLLFISPLPGFLMGKEWLLPEIRTTTSDRIALWLHALDIATFFGNGGDYFVCHSELSPKRPHNSMLLILVNWGVIPLACYVLLIIKLLIKTVNCKNSKTISIGSTLLGGIAYSFISGVLDSPLSQILACITLAMFWISIKNTSNNINSTSSHYFIIITCIIIVTLVSHKVSIRIANDFYQDEKYIPEVYAPQFWLGNNCTAVPFLKSG; this is encoded by the coding sequence TTGCAAAACCGATACAGTGAACGCATATCAAATTACACCTTACTTATATGTCTGCTAGGTATATCTCTATTTAGCTTTAATTTATTAATATTTCAAGATGAGGTCGTCCTTCTTTATGACTATAAGCGTATATTTACTTCTTTTATAGTGGTTTCTATTTCACTTTTACTAATTACATCCAATAAGTTACGCTTAAAAACAATTTCAAAAATAAGTCATTTACCTAAAAGCACAAAATATCTATTATTTACTCTACTTGGGTTTGCATTTATTTCTAATGTATTTGGCGTGTACTTATACAGAGGGATGAGTGACTATTTTTATATTATAGGACTATTACTATTAACAACCATTTTATCTTTAAACACTAAAAACAAAAGAACACAAACATACAGATTATTTTCAATTATTTCATTACTTTGTTTTTTATCCGTATTTATCCCTCATGTACTTTTTATTATAAATGGTGACATCCCGACAAAATACAACATATTAAGTTATTTTAATCCAAGAATGTTAAATCAAGTACAAATATGGATCATCATACCTGTCATTTACATTGCATTAATAACCAAAAGTAAATTACCACTCTTTATTGCATCACTTAATTTTTCCACTATTTTTATACTGGATGGCAGGGGTGTGGCAATAGCCTCTATTACATCAATTATTTTATGGTCATTAATTGATAGTAAAAATAGAAATAACATTATTAAGATTCTTCTATTTACCTTATTTATCGGATACATGATTAAACTTCTATTTATTTCCCCACTACCTGGGTTTCTTATGGGGAAAGAATGGCTTCTCCCAGAAATAAGAACTACCACATCTGACAGGATAGCACTTTGGCTACATGCATTAGATATAGCTACTTTTTTTGGAAACGGAGGGGATTACTTCGTTTGTCACTCGGAACTTTCGCCTAAGCGCCCCCACAATTCAATGCTATTAATTTTAGTTAATTGGGGAGTAATCCCACTTGCTTGTTATGTACTATTAATAATAAAACTGCTAATAAAAACTGTTAACTGTAAAAATAGCAAAACAATATCTATCGGGAGTACCCTACTAGGTGGAATAGCATACAGCTTTATTTCAGGAGTATTAGACTCGCCACTAAGTCAAATACTAGCCTGTATAACATTAGCCATGTTTTGGATATCAATAAAAAATACATCTAATAATATTAACAGTACCTCATCTCATTATTTTATTATAATCACTTGCATTATAATAGTTACGCTCGTATCTCATAAGGTTTCTATACGAATAGCAAATGATTTTTATCAAGATGAAAAGTATATACCTGAAGTCTATGCACCTCAATTTTGGTTAGGGAACAACTGCACTGCTGTTCCCTTTCTAAAAAGTGGTTAA
- a CDS encoding type II secretion system F family protein: MGDLGLFLILLFFAVLFISQALLLPVAGRKAKHGELTSRLKQAQKNLDEESLNLLHEYYLKEMTPFERQIIKISTFEKLKKMIDLAGMSISLGKLLSGTLIASLFVAIISISLGQLWYMSLALFLGVWVIVYLYIQKKITTRLHKFEEQLPEGLDIIKRVLQAGQPINKAFKEVGEEMPDPIGVEFKKTFNLLNFGYDMRLAILQMVERTPTVSMLAFSSAVILQKETGGNLTENLDKVSKVLRARFKLSRKIKTLSAEARLSSWILVLSPFALYLMTMVINPEHANLLITDPRGITAISVGIISLAVGSLWIRKVVNIKV; encoded by the coding sequence ATGGGTGATTTAGGCTTATTTTTGATCTTGTTGTTTTTTGCGGTTCTGTTTATTTCTCAGGCATTATTGCTTCCCGTCGCTGGGAGAAAAGCAAAGCATGGTGAGCTCACCAGTCGTTTAAAGCAGGCGCAAAAAAATTTAGATGAAGAAAGTTTAAACTTATTGCATGAGTATTATCTTAAAGAAATGACTCCTTTTGAAAGACAGATAATTAAAATATCTACTTTTGAAAAGCTAAAGAAAATGATTGATTTAGCAGGCATGTCGATATCATTAGGTAAGTTACTGAGTGGAACACTAATAGCAAGTTTGTTTGTAGCTATTATTTCGATTTCATTAGGACAGTTATGGTATATGAGTTTGGCTTTATTTCTCGGGGTTTGGGTTATTGTCTATTTATATATACAAAAGAAAATAACAACAAGGTTACATAAGTTTGAAGAACAATTACCTGAAGGTTTAGATATCATTAAGCGTGTTTTACAGGCTGGACAACCAATAAATAAGGCATTTAAAGAGGTGGGTGAGGAAATGCCTGATCCTATAGGTGTTGAGTTTAAAAAAACCTTTAATTTACTTAATTTTGGCTATGATATGCGATTGGCGATATTGCAGATGGTAGAAAGAACGCCAACGGTCTCTATGTTAGCTTTTTCTAGTGCTGTTATCCTGCAAAAGGAAACAGGTGGTAATTTGACAGAAAACTTGGATAAAGTATCAAAGGTTTTACGGGCTAGGTTTAAACTGTCTAGAAAAATAAAAACATTATCTGCCGAGGCGAGATTATCTTCATGGATACTTGTGCTGTCTCCTTTCGCTCTATATTTAATGACAATGGTAATCAACCCTGAACATGCAAATTTATTAATAACTGATCCTAGAGGAATAACAGCAATAAGTGTAGGTATTATTAGTCTAGCTGTTGGTTCATTATGGATTAGAAAAGTTGTTAATATAAAGGTGTAA
- the dapD gene encoding 2,3,4,5-tetrahydropyridine-2,6-dicarboxylate N-succinyltransferase, translated as MSFFALALGSATKNQDGKIIEAFFPTPVLNPATALVDALKHITGYKQGSQSIEITSEQCALLATAFENNGQAASANFAAKATQSKQPIVLVVLEKDEKPQSVAEGFLKLQLISHRLVKPHGTVLDGIFGLLHNIAWTNEGPIDLPELADRQMEARLAGRTLNVDCVDKFPKMVDYVVPAGVRIADTSRVRLGAHVGEGTTVMHEGFINFNAGTTGVSMVEGRISCGVMVGEGSDIGGGASIMGTLSGGGKVVISIGENSLLGANAGLGFPLGDRCTIESGLYVTAGTKVRMLDNNGQEVEVAKARDLAGKSDLLFRRNSQTGIIECLTNKSAVELNSELHSNN; from the coding sequence ATGTCTTTCTTCGCACTGGCACTCGGTAGCGCTACCAAAAACCAAGATGGCAAAATTATTGAAGCTTTCTTCCCTACCCCTGTTTTAAATCCAGCCACTGCACTGGTTGATGCACTAAAACACATCACTGGGTACAAACAAGGTAGTCAGAGTATAGAGATCACTTCAGAACAGTGTGCACTTCTTGCTACTGCATTTGAAAACAATGGACAAGCAGCAAGCGCAAACTTTGCAGCAAAAGCCACTCAATCTAAACAACCTATCGTTCTTGTTGTTCTGGAGAAAGATGAAAAGCCCCAGTCTGTTGCTGAAGGCTTCTTGAAGCTACAACTTATCTCTCATCGTTTAGTGAAACCACACGGTACAGTACTCGACGGTATCTTTGGTCTTCTGCACAATATTGCATGGACGAATGAAGGACCGATTGATCTTCCTGAACTTGCCGATCGCCAAATGGAAGCCCGTTTAGCTGGGCGCACGTTAAACGTAGATTGTGTTGATAAATTCCCTAAAATGGTTGATTACGTGGTTCCTGCTGGGGTGCGTATTGCTGATACTTCTCGTGTTCGTCTAGGGGCGCACGTTGGTGAAGGCACAACCGTTATGCATGAAGGCTTCATTAACTTTAATGCCGGTACGACAGGTGTCAGCATGGTTGAAGGCCGCATTTCTTGTGGTGTTATGGTCGGTGAAGGTTCTGATATCGGTGGCGGTGCTTCTATTATGGGGACACTATCTGGTGGCGGTAAAGTGGTTATCTCTATCGGCGAAAACAGTCTACTTGGCGCCAATGCGGGGTTAGGTTTCCCACTAGGTGATCGTTGTACCATTGAGTCTGGTCTGTATGTTACCGCTGGTACAAAAGTACGTATGCTGGATAATAATGGCCAAGAAGTAGAAGTGGCTAAAGCTCGTGATCTTGCAGGAAAATCAGACTTACTATTCCGTCGCAACTCGCAAACCGGCATTATTGAGTGCTTAACAAACAAGTCTGCGGTTGAGTTGAATAGCGAACTGCATAGCAATAACTAA
- a CDS encoding AAA family ATPase — protein MSEVVQMNAEDNFRLTLKSQVAVWLIYSSDGFKLHMESELKKCTNVSVDLIPLSDFSSHTIKDKPAPDLIFIQAGGDWSKKLSELYANSVVLQNSNSSLVVFGDESNNFDLKVALRIGASDFLSESIHLQGIASILTAVSEEKLASLDLAELHVFVNSKGGSGASTVSMNTAIELSKNPANKVLYLDLDVQFGAIQDYLDLKPQYGLHDIIDAASDLDEISLQTLVSSHSSGLFFLNFQQMHPIENELKARSLHTIIPLLREHYTHIVADLSRGIEANYSSLISQATKVFFIAQQNYVSIKNTNDMLGVVELEFGLSKEQVEVVVNRYDKKQHLKITDIEEALGAIRVHVFPNDYKVVNESSNLGKPFSLSKKKSPVSEAVTRLASSITPLPEEKKGWLGKIFG, from the coding sequence ATGAGCGAAGTAGTGCAAATGAATGCAGAAGACAATTTTAGATTAACGCTCAAAAGTCAGGTAGCGGTATGGCTGATTTATTCGAGTGATGGTTTTAAATTACACATGGAGTCAGAGTTAAAAAAGTGTACTAATGTGTCGGTTGATTTGATTCCGCTGTCTGATTTTTCTTCACATACCATCAAAGATAAACCTGCCCCTGATCTTATTTTTATTCAGGCTGGTGGTGATTGGTCGAAAAAACTCAGCGAACTGTATGCCAATAGCGTTGTTTTACAAAATAGTAACTCTTCTTTAGTGGTTTTTGGCGATGAAAGTAATAACTTTGATTTAAAAGTAGCGTTAAGAATTGGCGCGTCAGATTTTTTGTCAGAATCCATACACCTGCAAGGTATCGCATCAATTCTTACTGCTGTCTCTGAAGAGAAATTAGCCAGTTTAGACTTAGCTGAGTTGCATGTTTTTGTGAATAGCAAAGGGGGAAGTGGCGCCTCTACGGTATCTATGAATACAGCCATTGAACTGTCAAAGAACCCAGCAAATAAAGTTCTGTATTTAGATTTAGATGTTCAATTTGGGGCGATTCAAGATTACTTAGATTTAAAACCTCAATATGGCTTACACGATATTATAGATGCCGCTTCAGACTTGGATGAGATATCGTTACAAACTTTGGTTTCTAGTCACTCTTCAGGTTTGTTTTTTCTTAACTTTCAGCAAATGCATCCCATAGAGAATGAACTGAAAGCTCGAAGTTTGCATACCATTATCCCATTACTTAGAGAGCACTATACACATATAGTGGCTGATTTATCTCGGGGCATTGAAGCCAACTATAGCTCGTTAATTTCCCAGGCGACGAAAGTGTTTTTTATCGCTCAGCAAAACTACGTTTCCATCAAAAATACCAACGATATGCTTGGTGTTGTGGAGTTAGAGTTTGGTTTATCTAAAGAGCAAGTCGAAGTTGTAGTTAATCGATACGACAAGAAACAGCATTTAAAAATAACCGATATAGAAGAGGCGTTAGGTGCTATACGAGTCCATGTTTTTCCAAATGATTATAAAGTCGTTAATGAAAGTTCAAATTTAGGGAAACCTTTCTCTTTGAGTAAAAAGAAATCACCTGTTAGTGAAGCGGTGACAAGACTCGCGTCATCTATTACTCCTCTACCAGAAGAGAAAAAAGGTTGGTTGGGTAAAATTTTTGGATGA